The stretch of DNA CGTTGTGTACCGGTCATCTTTAGATTCTTTTAACAGCCGCCCCTAacctggtgaacagacgctgaccagggaGCCGCCCACTATGGTTCCGTCGCACCTGGATTTTTGTATTACTCATCACGCCTATGCGTGTTGAGGGGGACACATATTTCTAAGAGGCGGTGTCGGTTCGCCACAGTCACAGGAGTTTCAACGGATCTGCTAGCTTTTATACCGCATCCTCCACTCCTGTCGCTCATCGTCGGGGATTGCTTATTCGtttaaacttatttcgcaactaacctgctactacaggccgtccggctatccgcgacctgccgacccccccGGTAGCTTAGAGCCCAGCTATAAGTGTTAATACACGATGTACAGCAGCTGTACACAAAGTACGTGGGACGCAAGTACATCCTTCGGGagctcatatgagtgtatgtatacgcatgtgcgcgcattgacttgttcatacattcatatatacttatatgtacatatatttgcatatgtacattgccgaataatgcacaagcatacaaacatacaaatgcgTACAcataggcgaagctgctacagcggcaaggggtgacaatcggcggccattactttacttatgccatagaacttctattgctacgaatatggaaatgacagagaaataatgcaaatatgcttatttctaaatgtcattaatttctttgaagaaatgaatgatcctgagaagtatagtcttaacttttcatcggccaacgcagagcgtttcaaccaaaaggaatttattcattaaaattaccactcagaagtcgttttatcggTTGTAAGCGaatgattttcgaagaaacctcatttctaatatgccacaagaccaaattagaaatgaacttcttaacctcacgctgtcagatgaaacgaaaatacttcgtcatcgtgggtcgatttccaaaaaatgcaaatgaagaCCGTACttcacaggatcatttctgtagtgaAATAtagtcttaatttttcaaagaccaacgcagggtatttcaacaaaaaggcacataaaatagttaagaattcgcagaaatgaaagacaaaggaaagaaaaagcagtataacttcaataatgaacaagcatacaaacatacatatgcgcagcagcagcaaggaaagaggtaacaatcggcgatccattgtatatttctttcatgcataaccaaaccataattaagACAACGCAATACAGGAGTCAATGGTGGTcgaggtggtaagcgcttgaaaagttacgacgagcacgtaggttcgaatcccaacagaatttattttttaattgaatatgtcaccaaccaaaaattgaaacattgttctacaaaaacaacaacagcataagcatggcaacattgtgttgttggtagaaaagccgagctgtgccgaaagaaacgaacaaacgatcgccgattgtcaccgcttcgcttgctgctcgaacatcttcgcagacaaggttgcgtagattcatattgagcaaggggttgcgtagattcattttgagcaaggttgcgtagattcatattgagtaATGTTGTGCAACCttaatctatcgcaaccttttccgaactcgtataaggaGTATGACTTCAAACATGCAATGATTTCTTTGGAAAAATAAAGcttaattcttcaaaaaatactaattttatagcccttttacatttttttggtgTGAATGTTTATGGTAGTAAATGGAGAAAAGAATATGAAAAGTTTCAAGCGTTTTTGAAACACGATTAATAGTTAGGGATGCGCAATTTTAAATCACCCCAATTACCTGTCGcgaaaaatacttataaattgTTCCGGTAACGAAAAAGCGTACGTGTTGATTCAACGGTTCGAATACAATGCtagttctttatttcttaatctaattgctaagcctaaatcttaaaactaacggcttaaactagtggtaagataaatatgtattaataagGGGTAAGTACATATAATCATCTTCAACTTTTCGTTCAATATTGTAGCAGATTATGGTGGTATTACGAATGCCTTATCAaggtaagtattttatatatatataatttttataattcaatattttacaattcatttattatttttattttaggtataaatttgtagatatgtcgcttgacgcaacaccggccaccttgacaggattAATTTCCTTCAACCTCCATTGGAAGTAAGGCCAGCTTGTGGATGGGACGCTTAATTGTGCCCGCCTTGGTCGCCACGTCTGCGCctcgcaccttgccgtcttgTCCTTCGACGGTGGCGACGAAGCGTCCGAGTACCCACTGCTGTGGCGGCACGTTGTCCTCGTGGACAAGGACGAGGTCGTTGAGCTGCAGATTGCGAGTGGGGTGCAGCCACTTGTTGCGTTCCTGAAGTCCCGTCAGGTAtactttggaccactgtcgccagaactgttgcttgagacagcaaacaagttgccatctctcgcaacaaCGAACTGGGTCCACTGGCACTTGCTCTGGAGGTAATGCTCGCAGGTAGCACCCTATCAGCAGATGCGCTGGGGTTAGTGCCTCGCCGTCGCTAGGGTCCTGGCTCAACGGTGTTAGGGGCCGAGAAttgaggatggcctccacttcTGCCAGTAGGGTTGACAGTTCTTCTGCGGTCAGTAGCACGTTGCCGATTACGCGAACGACGTGATgcttggcggacttcaccgcgGCTTCCCATAACCCGACGAAGTGCGGCGCCCGCGGTGGTATAAAGATGAAGCTGCACCTTTCGTCTGCTGCGAATCTCTTCAGGTCTGGACCCATTGCTAGATACGCCTCCTTCAATTCGCGCAGCTTGCGTTCGGCGCCGACGAAATTGGTggcgttgtcgctgaatatcTTCGTCGGCATTCCTCGGCgtccaatgaacctttttagggcgagaataaatgaattagaagataggtccgaaactaattctaaatgtactgctttaggcgtaaagcaaatgaaaactgcaatatatgtttttacgggtggtcgaccgcgtatttttagagttgtgtatatcggaccacaaaaatctacgtcac from Bactrocera neohumeralis isolate Rockhampton unplaced genomic scaffold, APGP_CSIRO_Bneo_wtdbg2-racon-allhic-juicebox.fasta_v2 ctg5555, whole genome shotgun sequence encodes:
- the LOC126767333 gene encoding uncharacterized protein LOC126767333, which gives rise to MPTKIFSDNATNFVGAERKLRELKEAYLAMGPDLKRFAADERCSFIFIPPRAPHFVGLWEAAVKSAKHHVVRVIGNVLLTAEELSTLLAEVEAILNSRPLTPLSQDPSDGEALTPAHLLIGCYLRALPPEQVPVDPFWRQWSKVYLTGLQERNKWLHPTRNLQLNDLVLVHEDNVPPQQWVLGRFVATVEGQDGKVRGADVATKAGTIKRPIHKLALLPMEVEGN